The following DNA comes from Salvelinus namaycush isolate Seneca chromosome 39, SaNama_1.0, whole genome shotgun sequence.
agcaaTTGAATCAGATTATTATTTTAGGGATACTATGGTGTATGTGCCTTTTTGTCTTAATGTTTGGTTTTTATCATGTTGGTCATTGTTGCATGTCCTGTCATTTTAAGTCATTGATGCATGCTGTGATAAAACAATTTCCCAAGTTGAGATGAATAAAGTAATGCTCTGCTCTCTACTCAtcattgcacacagtgagtccatgcaatttatgtgACTTATTAAGCACATTCTTatttctgaacttatttaggcttgctataacaaaggggttaaacaTTTTGAGTCtggacatttcagcttttcatttttaatttgtACAAATGTCAattataattccactttgacattacggggtattaaattcaggctgtaacacaacaacacttgcaaaaagtcaaggggtcacaatactttctgaaggcactgtatcgctCATTTCAAAGCTGTCACTCAATTAGACATTGAGTTACTGCTTTTAGCTCTGAGTCTTTATCATTTAAGAACATTTTAAAGCTTTACCAGTGGATTCACAGCATTATTTACTGGTATATCTAAGTAATCACTCACTGTAGTTTTACTACGGTAGACAGGTATGCTGACACTGCATGTAGTTCTATTCATTTCACCTTCCAGACCACCACAGCTGAACACCGTTCTCCTTGTGGACTATGGAATACAGACAATATGTCAAGTGTGTAAATAATTCAGAGTCCCTGACAGTCTAAAATAAACAAGCATGTTAAAAATGAACCACTTTACGGAACTAATCAATTCAACACTTAAAGGTGCACTACGCATAAATCGCTATATGTACGTTTTTTGGgcaacccgaccaaattcacatacaaatgggagttatagatctgtcattctcattgaaagcaagtctgagAAGGGGTAGATCTGTTCCAGCCCAGGAGGATCACCCCTGATTAAACTAATCACCTAACCCTTGATTGGCTGAACATGTTTTGGGTCTCCAGGTTTGAATAACACTGGTTTAGATGAGAGCAAGAACAAAACATCAGAGTGAATTACACAATAGATGGAGGGGTGTCGGTATTACCTTCAGAAGATGCATCATGGAGAATGAGAGGccaggagggtagaggagggttagACTGGTGTTGTAGGAGTCATCCCCGTGATTGGACAGTCTTATAGTCACGTTGAAGTAACTCTGGTCCACCACTAATAAAGTTGATGTGCTGATAAGAGAGACAAGACTGTACAGTCAGAAAACATACTTGAGCAGTCAGTAATTATTATAGCCACAAACAAGTTACTTTATGTTTTCTCTGTTTATCAGATACTTACATAAAGTTGAAGTCCACCTCAAGCTCTGCCAAACAGGTTTCATTTTCTTTGCAGTTCTTTTCAAAGGGCACCTAGGACGAATTCAAGACAGCTGTGAATGTGTTTAGATTACCTGTTTTCACAGGTCTTTGGCTAAATTACAGTACTCAGTCCACAGTCATTGCTAGTACTGTTGATCATTGTAAGTGAACAGGTTTTAGTCAGACCCAGAATATATCCTCGTACCTCGACCACAGCCTGTGTAGGACTGTCAGTATTCAGAATGGCAGTAAGACTCTCTTGTTGGCTTTCAGATTGAGAAAAATTAAGTTGGATGATTATGGGCGATAATGTGTCGATCACGCATTGCTGGAAAAAAATCAAATGTGGCATTCATTTCCATATCCATAGTCCTGAAAAACCCTCATTCTTCTCATCACTGAATAAGATCAATACACAATAATTCAATAATAATTCAACAACCTAACAACGTAATGTTATTCATTAAATCCCCTCCTTACGAGAGACATTATGGTTGTTGTATTGTTGCATAGCTACAGTTTCTCATTGATCATACTGTCATGTAGAGTGAGTGGTTGAAGCAGGTCCGCTCCTTTCTCAGCTCCACAGTAGAGAGAAGTCTTCTGGCCCCTTTGTTCGTGTCGCTGTAAAATGCTCGGCTCCTCTGTCTCAGTGGATCCACATCCAGCGAGTAGGAGACGTTCATCCCTGCACTCAGTGCCCCTGGAAAAGTACACAAGAGTATGAACTGGCATCCTTATCAGGGAGAGAAGTTCAGAACCTCATGGTTGCCTGCTGACGGACAGCATTGAAGTAGAAAGCAGAGATGGAGTCAAGACCTGAACTCTCGAGTCCCAGATCCACACCAAGGAACAACCtttggcaccttaattggggaggacaagcttgtggtaatggctggagtggaataagtggaatggtatcaaacatggtttccatgtgtttgatgccattccatttgctcctttccagacattattatgaaccgtccTCCCGTCAGCAGCTTCCATCGGTCTTCAGACTGGGAAGAGACCAAGATCCACTTATTGTTGTCAGTGATTTAGCTATGCACCGAGGCTCCGACCTAGACCATCAAGGCCAcaattacactatatatacaaaagtatgtggacaccccttcaaagttgtagatttggctatttcagccacacctgttgctgacaggtgtataaaattgagcacaccgccatgcaatctccacagacaaacattggaaGTAGAAGAAGagactgaagagctcagtgactttcaacgtaccactgtcataggatgccacctttccaacaagtcagttcctaaaatgtctgccctgctagagcttccccggtcaactgtaagtgctgttgtgaagtggaaatgtctaggtgcaacaacggctcagccacgaagtgataggccacacaagctcacagaatggcaccgccgagtgctgaaatgCGTAAAACacatctgtcctctgttgcaacactcactaccgagttccaaacatcctctggaagcaacgtcagcacaataactgttcgttgggagcttcatgaaatgggtttccatggccgagcagccacacacaagcctaagatctccatgcccaatgccaagcgttggctggagtggtgtaaagcttgccgccattggactctggagcagtggaaacgcgttctctggagtaatgaatcacgcttcaccatctggcagtccgacggactaatctgggtttggcagatgccaggagaacgctaccggcctgaatgcatagtgccaactgtaaagtttggtgtaggagAAATAATGGTTTAGGACTGTTTTTCTTGGTttgagctaggccccttagttccagtgcaGGAAAATCTTAACAttacagaatacaatgacattctagacgaatctgtgcttccaactttttggcaacagtttggggaaggccctttcctgtttcagcatgacaatgcccccgtgcacaaagtgaggtccatacagaaatggtttgttgagatcagtgtggaagaacttgactggcctgcacagaaccctgacctcaaccccatcgaacacctttgggatgaattggaatgccgactgcaagccaggacTAATCGCCCATCAATGCCCGTCCTCACTAATgcttgttgctgaatggaagcaagtccccgcagcaatgttccaataactagtggaaagccttcccaatgGACTTGGCAgctgtagcagcaaaggggggaccaactccatattaatgcccatgaatttggaatgagatgttcgacgagcagatatttttggtcatgtagtgtatgtagtcTCAGATCATAAAGTTCTGAGAGTTCTTACCAGCTTTACTCTTTGTTGCCTCTGCCATGTTAAAGCAGGCTGTTAAAGTGACCACGGGGGAAATTATCTCTTTTGCCAGACAGTCAAAGTTATCAGTGCTGATCCCCGAGGGATGGAAGTGGAGATGAGCAGAGACGCTGAGGACCGGTCTGGACCTGTGAGCGATCATAAAGATTGGGATGTTAGCCTACATTGTACGATGTTGGGTAGCACCGCCCTCACCTCATTGAGCGCAGCCCCCATTCAGTACAGATCGCACCCTAGTGGGATATTTTTACTGTCCGTTTAAAACAGATTTATTTTCTTAGCCTTTTTTTGGACTCGTACCTCAAGACGACAACTGCGCCACGCGCTCCTACTACGATGTCAGTCAGTCCATCCTCACCCAGGTCCATCTTCCCATCAATCGTCTGGCCAAAGAACTGGATCTTAGATCTCATCATCACAGCTGAGATGCGCTGCAGTAAGAAGACATACACAGATAATGAAAAGCCATTGATATCCCAGGAGGGATGTCTGTTTTATTTGATAATGAAGGGCTTCTTTTAACGATTTCCATCTTCGTCTGCCTCACCTGGCTGAATTCAGGGCGGATCCCCTTTAGCTTTTCACCCAGGTAGATGTACACGGCCCCCCTGTTATCGTCCTCAAGTGGAGCGCCCACAGCTACATCCTTCAGCCCATCTCCATTCAGGTCTGTGAGAGAGCAGATGGAGGAGCCGAATCTACCCTGAGACAGCACTGAAACATTCATCTCCATCCTCAGTTCCAGCTAAGAAAGGAGAGATCACATGAAGATAAATCCATATTACACTGTCTTTTGTGCATTATTATTAAAGATAATGGATATTTATATCCAAATGAATATATATCGGCTTCCAGATCACTTTTTCCCTGGTGAACATATTCAGCCACAAATTCAGCATTTGAATCTGTTGTTCAGAGGTTCACAGTTCAGCCCACCTTATCAGTCAGTGTGTAGACGTAGATCCTGCCCTCTCTCGGTGGTTGGTGAAACATTGGTGCCCCCACCAGGAGGAAATCTAAGTTGCCGTCTGAGTCTATGTCCACAGAACACAGCTCTGCCCCGAAGTAGGAGCCCATCTGAGAAAATCAAAACTTACATTCATATAAAAATAGTTTTGAAAAGTTTTAAGAAGCCCTCTGGTTTGGAATGGAACTCATAATTTAACATACAAAGTGACATCATGTGTTCCTCTTTACTATCGGAGGAGTGATTCAACCTTTGAAGTAACCCCAAAATCTGGTTTCATGCTGTCCCTATTGTAAAACTTGATTGAAATACCACACTGCTTGCAGAAATAGCTAATGTTACCAACCTGTTCCCCAAACAATCTTTGTGCCACAGTCCAGTTGTTGTTGACCTTGTTAAAAAGTAGGATCTGTCCCATGTGTTCAGATCTTGGTGCTCCAGTAAAATATAGAAGGTTCTCATTCTTCTTCCCAACAGCTACAGAGTATCCTGTAACGACAATGAAGAAATGTAGGTTCATTGTAACTACACTCCCTTCTCTGAAACATCTGAACTAACAGAGCCTTGAAAATAGGGTTTTTTGAGCAATATCTTTTTTTGAGCTTAATGTTCCATTACCCATATAGGAATCTTTGTCCAATGTGAGGTCCTGGATTTCCCTTTCCTCTGATCTCAGACCCTTAGTCTCTAAGAGGGACCCACGCCAGTTGTTTGATCCCACTGAGCCCAAAACCAAGGTGTCCTGTAGAGAAAATAAAACAATGGGTAAGATTTTTCATTAATAAGCATTAATTATCTATATAAACTAGTTGCAATGGTGGTCAGTACATTTATAAAAATATTAAGATGATGATAAAACATACTGGACATACTATCGCGATATCTCACCTTATCAACGTAGACAGCACTGAACCCACTCTGAGACATCTCCTTAGTCAAGTTTCCAGCCAGAGCAGTCTTGGAACCTAGAACATACGGACAGTGATATAACTAGCGATATATTAATACTTCTACTGTGGAATGTTTTGAGGAAGGTGTTATCACCAGAAATAAATACCAGTATATTTCAGGAAGTGACCAGTATTTCCACTTCAGTTTTTTTTTGATGAATAACAACTCTCAGTTGACAGGGACTTTGCTGAAAAATAAGTAAGTAGTACTAAGACATTTCAACTGAATCCGGAGTTGTACCTTCAATGTTGAAGATCTTTTTTTGAAAGTTGTCTAGGATTCCTTTTAGTCCGTTGTAGTCCTGGATTAGGAAAGTGTTGTTCTCTTTTGGCTCTGATGCCAGGGACTTGAGTTTCGTCAAATCAAGAATCTTGACCTGCCgagaaatatcaaatcaaattatactggtcacatacacgtgaatagcagatgttattgcgggtgtagcgaaatgcttgtggaaTTATAGTGAAGTCTAATTTCCTTTTCAATATGAATGATATTTAAACATCCACATCGTAATTGGGAAATTGGACTGGACCCTTGAgactagtaataataataataattatatttttTAGCGCTTTTCAATACAAGTAACAAAGTGCTTCACATCATGAAATAAAAGtactaacaaacaaacaaagacaGAAGAAAGAAGAAAAAATAAAGCTAATTAAAATCATACGTTAAAAGCTTCTTTATAAAAGCGTATTCAGCTTATCTATTGACTGACCCgtgtgtcaatctaagtaacataataaaaaagtccccatcaaaatccgtcaatTTAAGATAGAGATctgttttttgcatgggctgcgtgcGTCACAATCCACCGTATCCGCCAATGTCTGCCTTCCGCTTCTGCAGTGGACGGTGGCGGGACCACAgttgtgtttgtcagaccatgagacatcccgaaaatcggtcgtCTCGCGAAAACGTCTATAGCGTCcgaaaagaaacgtcctctcactgtcaactgcgtttattttcagcaaacttaacatttgcaaatatttgtatgaacataacaagattcaacaactgagacataaactgaacaagttccacagacatgtgactaacagaaatggaataatgtgtccctgaacaaagggagggttAAAATCAAaggtaagtcagtatctggtgtggccaccagctgcattaagtactgcagtacatctccttctcatggactgcaccagattctccagttcttgctgtgagatgttaccccacacttccaccaaggcacctcagttcccggacatttctggggggaatggccctagccctcaccctccgatccaacaggtcccagatgtgctcaatgggattgagatccgggctcttcgctggccttggcagaacactgacattcctgtcttgcaggaaatcacgcacagaacgagcagtatggctggtggcattgtcatgctggagggtcatgtcaggatgaacctgcaggaagggtaccacatgagggaggaggatgttttcctgtaacgcacagcgttgagattgcttgcaatgacagcaagctcagtccgatgatgctgtgacacagcgccccagaccacgacggaccctccaccaccaaatcgatcacgaggcctcggtgtaacgctcattccttcgatgatgaACGGGAATCcgaccatcatccctggtgagacaaaaccgcgactcgtcagtgaagtgCACTTtatgccagtcctgtctggtccagcgacggtgttgccggtgatgtctggtgaggacctgccttacaacaggcctacaagccctcagtccagcctctcttagcctattgcggacagtctgagcactgatggaagggTTGTGCGTtactggtgtaactcgggcagttgttgttgccatcctgtacctgtcccgcatgtgtgatgttcggatgtaccaatcctgtgcaggtggtgttatacgtggtctgccactgcgaggacgatcagctgtccgtcctgtatccctgtagcgctgtcttaggtgtctcacagtacggacattgtaatttattgccctggccacatctgcagtcctcatgccttcttgcagcatgcctaaggcacgttgacgcagatgagcagggaccttgggaatctttattttggtgtttttcagagtcagtagaaaggcctctttagtgtcctaagttttcataaatgtgaccttaattgcctaccgtctgtaagctgttagtgtcttaacgaccgttccacaggtgcatgttcattaattgtttatggtttattgaacaagcatgggaaagatgggctgtgtacaggtgcaatgatcggtgcaatgatcggtaagctgctctgacagctgatgcttaaagttaatgaggaagatataagactccagcttcagtgatttttgcaattcgttccagtcactggcagcagagaactggaaggaaaggcggccaaagaggagttggctttgggggtgaccagtgaaatatacctgctggagagtgtgctacgggtgggtgttgctatggtgaccagtgagctgagataaggcggggctttacctagcaaagacttatagatgacctggagccagtgggtttgacgaagaatatgaagcgagggccagccaacaagagcatacaggtcgcagtggtgggtagtatatggggctttggtgacaaaacagatggcactgtgatagactacatacaatttgctgagtagagtgttggaggatattttgtaaatgacatcgccaaagtcaaggatcggtaggatagtcagttttacgagggtatgtttggcagcatgagtgaaggatgctttgttgtgaaatagaaagccaattctagatttaattttggattggagatgcttaatgtgagtctggaaggagagtttacagtctaaccagacacctaggtatttgtagttctccacatattctaagtcagaaccgtccagagtagtgatgctagacgggcagtcgggtgcgggcagcgaatggttgaagagcatgcatttagttttacttgcatttaagagcagttggaggtccCGGAAGGAGTGCTGTattgcattgaagctcatctggaggtttgttaacacagtgtccaaagaagggccagaagtatacagaatggtgtcttctgcgtagaggtggatcagagaatcaccagcagcaagagcgacatcattgatgtatacagagaaaagagtcggcccgagaattgaaccctgtggcacccccatagagactgccagaggtctggacaacaggccctccaatttgacacactgaattctatctgagaagtaattggtgaaccaggtgagacagtcatttgagaaaccaaggctgttgagtctgctgataggaatgtggtgattgacagagtcgaaagccttggccaggttgatgaagacggctgcacagtattatcttttatcgatggcagttatgatatcgtttaggaccttgagcatggctgaggtgcacccatgaccagcccggaaaccagattgcatagcggagaaggtacagtgagattcgaaatggtcggtgatctgtttgttaacttggctttcgaagactttagaaaggcaggttaggatagatataggtctgtaacagtttggatctagagtgtctccctctttgaagagggggatgaccgtggcagctttccaatctttagggatctcagacgatacgaaagagaggttgaacaggctagtaatagggattgcaacaattacagcagatcattttagaaagagagggtccagattgtctagcccagctgatttgtaggggtccagattttgcagctctttcagaacatcagatatctggatttgggtgaaggagaaatgggggagggaagttgctgtggggggtgcagagctgttgaccggggtaggggtagccaggtggaaagcatggtcagccgtagaaaaatgcttattgaaattctccattatcgtagatttatcggtggtgacaatgtttcctagcctcagtgcagtgggcagctgggatgaggtgctttatgaccactctatggaaagatgagactctcacgaacacgatgaaGGAAACCCATACAAATCAATGGAAGTATGGAGgcagttttgtgccaacaaaaatataaggggttaaatatgtgtccaagaAACAACAATATATCCTGAGCTTtgttatatctcctagatataggacagacatttCAAATCCTTATTCCTTAGGATTAATTTTTTGACTGACTTTTTTTTGCAAttcatgaatgtgttattcaaacTGTTTCTATGgtctatagtagtaaaggccaaattcaatattttatcaaattgtTTTAGTTTAGTTTTTTTGGGATAGCTAAAGGAAAAATAGCTAAagcaaaatcaaatagctaaataatccatggtatgaccatcttaaaacaattacatatgttagcttagtagaaccctgGGTCTGATTATTTAAATAACGGTATCTGCAAAGCAGTGAAACTGAATGTTATGATTGCGGATGATGTCACCAAAGGGAAGCATGTACAGGGGGAAAAAATGGAGCCCAGAATTGACCCCTGAGGGATGCCATAGTGAATAGGTGCTGGGGTCGATACTGAAGCACCCATGCTCACTGAGAAACGTCTGCCGCATAGATATGACCTGCACCAGTCGAGGGCAACTTTTTTACAATTCTGTAAAGAATCGTAAAAACTGTTTGCAGAAATCTGTCCCTGTTATGGGGGGCACCAACATcatgcttttttttttacatcatttTTGAGTTGTGGGAGTTCTCAGAGATCAGGGTAGAGAAGTAGTTTGCTCTTGTATATTTAACCACAACATTGTAATTTTTCATCAGATCCTCCAGTATCTCATAGTATACTTGACGTTTGTAGGCCTTCCATTTCCGTTCTGCATTCCTAGTACACTTTTTAAGGCAATAGTGTGGTCATTTATCCAAGGCAGACAGTTGATTTGTGGTTTTAACTGGTGCCACTGAACCTGTTCAGCAAATCATTGTGTGATGATAGAACAGGATCATTAGTAGAGGATTAAAAGGCATTTGTAAATGTACTAGCAGTTGTGGAGGTATTGATGGGAGTGGGAACAGATACATTTTAAGGAGGAGAAACGACCATTTGCCAATATATTTGCACCTCTGAATTTC
Coding sequences within:
- the LOC120032973 gene encoding integrin alpha-X-like, whose protein sequence is MAGQSTSPPTFTACSPGLAHECDGNSYLNSICYQFNSQLQITSNFTPDFQECTKKIVDLVFLFDGSGSMTTTEFDKNKGFINNIMTTLKNSSIKFAAVQFSSNTRTVFNFKDYQEGRAFTKLWEEKQMADLTNTHQAIDFVLKNIFENQTAGATAYATKVLVVITDGDPSDTDRRFKSIKRSDEKNIIRFIIGVKILDLTKLKSLASEPKENNTFLIQDYNGLKGILDNFQKKIFNIEGSKTALAGNLTKEMSQSGFSAVYVDKDTLVLGSVGSNNWRGSLLETKGLRSEEREIQDLTLDKDSYMGYSVAVGKKNENLLYFTGAPRSEHMGQILLFNKVNNNWTVAQRLFGEQMGSYFGAELCSVDIDSDGNLDFLLVGAPMFHQPPREGRIYVYTLTDKLELRMEMNVSVLSQGRFGSSICSLTDLNGDGLKDVAVGAPLEDDNRGAVYIYLGEKLKGIRPEFSQRISAVMMRSKIQFFGQTIDGKMDLGEDGLTDIVVGARGAVVVLRSRPVLSVSAHLHFHPSGISTDNFDCLAKEIISPVVTLTACFNMAEATKSKAGALSAGMNVSYSLDVDPLRQRSRAFYSDTNKGARRLLSTVELRKERTCFNHSLYMTQCVIDTLSPIIIQLNFSQSESQQESLTAILNTDSPTQAVVEVPFEKNCKENETCLAELEVDFNFITSTLLVVDQSYFNVTIRLSNHGDDSYNTSLTLLYPPGLSFSMMHLLKSTRRTVFSCGGLEGEMNRTTCSVSIPVYRSKTTAVFTSKFHILNTYDWNDTMEMTVIGLSDNGNSTNSSLTRTIPVQFAVDLVAKALLQDSTTYINFTLEDTSPKRLVNVYEVQNLGFKSVPVTVTFTFPTKLEHRFEMKDYQISVLQNHTQCGKIINSTTEYCSPEKYCKSIECESFLLEKFLTVTFVLSGNVSFKDLDQHARSLSLPKKFTGDRETVNFISFVKLSYDKKRYVQTASDPRIDVQAELIIPPHRDLIIGTGVGVGLFLLIIITMAMYMMGCFQRKSLDNEENEGE